In Nocardioides palaemonis, a single genomic region encodes these proteins:
- a CDS encoding aldehyde dehydrogenase family protein: MADLYIDGTWTPARGGGQREIRCPADGSLVGEVAEGDAGDTDLAIAAAHRAFHDGPWTGWSNRERGDLLLRVADLLERDRDVVARAEALDTGKRLVEGEYDVDDVVSVFRHFGRAADADGGRVVDTGNPSVVSRVVHEPVGVCGLISPWNYPLLQTAWKVAPCLAAGNTFVLKPSEITPHTSVHLMKVLEEAGLPPGVGNLVLGEGPAVGAPLAEDPRVDLVSFTGSLATGKRLMAAASGTVKRVALELGGKNPNIVFADADYDTALDFALTAVFLHSGQVCSAGARLIVEESLHDRFVDDLVERARQIRLGGPFDESAETGPLTSAAHRDKVEAYVAAGLEAGAVLRCGGARPDDPALADGFYYLPTVLDRCTSDMSVTQDESFGPVLTVETFTDEAEAVRIANDSIYGLAGAVWTQDAGKGQRVAAGMRMGTVWINDYHPYVAQAEWGGYKQSGIGRELGQAGLEEYRETKHVWHNIAPEPQRWFGGGES; the protein is encoded by the coding sequence GTGGCCGACCTGTACATCGACGGCACCTGGACCCCGGCCCGCGGGGGTGGCCAGCGAGAGATCCGCTGCCCGGCGGACGGCTCCCTGGTGGGCGAGGTCGCGGAGGGGGACGCGGGCGACACCGACCTCGCGATCGCCGCCGCGCACCGTGCGTTCCACGACGGACCCTGGACCGGCTGGTCGAACCGCGAGCGCGGCGACCTGCTGCTACGCGTGGCCGACCTGCTCGAGCGCGACCGCGACGTGGTCGCCCGCGCCGAGGCGCTCGACACCGGAAAGCGCCTCGTCGAGGGCGAGTACGACGTCGACGACGTGGTCTCGGTCTTCCGCCACTTCGGTCGCGCTGCCGACGCCGACGGCGGCCGGGTGGTCGACACCGGCAACCCGTCGGTCGTCAGCCGCGTGGTGCACGAGCCGGTCGGGGTCTGCGGGCTGATCAGCCCGTGGAACTACCCGCTCCTCCAGACCGCGTGGAAGGTGGCTCCCTGCCTGGCCGCGGGCAACACGTTCGTGCTCAAGCCCAGCGAGATCACCCCGCACACCTCGGTCCACCTGATGAAGGTGCTCGAGGAGGCCGGGCTCCCGCCGGGCGTCGGCAACCTGGTGCTGGGCGAGGGCCCGGCGGTCGGGGCGCCCCTCGCGGAGGACCCGCGCGTCGACCTCGTGTCCTTCACCGGCAGCCTCGCGACCGGCAAGCGCCTGATGGCCGCCGCCTCGGGCACCGTCAAGCGGGTCGCCCTCGAGCTCGGCGGCAAGAACCCCAACATCGTCTTCGCCGACGCCGACTACGACACCGCGCTCGACTTCGCGCTGACGGCGGTCTTCCTGCACTCCGGCCAGGTCTGCTCGGCCGGCGCGCGGCTGATCGTCGAGGAGTCGCTGCACGACCGGTTCGTCGACGACCTGGTGGAGCGGGCCCGGCAGATCCGGCTGGGCGGCCCCTTCGACGAGTCCGCGGAGACCGGGCCGCTCACCAGCGCCGCCCACCGCGACAAGGTCGAGGCCTACGTCGCCGCCGGGCTGGAGGCGGGCGCGGTGCTGCGCTGCGGCGGCGCCCGTCCCGACGACCCGGCGCTCGCCGACGGCTTCTACTACCTGCCGACGGTGCTCGACCGCTGCACCAGCGACATGAGCGTCACCCAGGACGAGTCCTTCGGCCCGGTCCTCACCGTCGAGACCTTCACCGACGAGGCCGAGGCGGTGCGGATCGCCAACGACTCCATCTACGGCCTGGCCGGCGCGGTGTGGACCCAGGACGCCGGCAAGGGCCAGCGCGTCGCGGCCGGGATGCGGATGGGCACCGTCTGGATCAACGACTACCACCCCTACGTCGCGCAGGCGGAGTGGGGCGGCTACAAGCAGTCGGGCATCGGCCGCGAGCTCGGGCAGGCGGGCCTGGAGGAGTACCGCGAGACCAAGCACGTCTGGCACAACATCGCACCCGAGCCGCAGCGGTGGTTCGGAGGAGGGGAGTCATGA
- a CDS encoding formate--tetrahydrofolate ligase, translating into MQSDIEIANAAVLRPIRDVAAETLGIDEEHLVPYGHHKAKVDIGYLASLADRPLGRLVLVTALSPTPAGEGKTTTTVGLTDALHGLGQRAIACLREPSMGPVFGMKGGAAGGGWSQIVPMTDINLHFTGDFAAIAAANNLLAALIDNHVHHGNELGIDVRSVTWKRVVDMNDRALRDITVGLGGHANGFPRSDGFDIVVASELMAIFCLTESWADLKRRIGDIVIGYTRAMEPVTAGELGAAGAMAALLRDALAPNLVQTLEGAPAFVHGGPFANIAHGCSSVMATRAGLRLADVVVTEAGFGADLGAEKFVDIKCRKSGLRPDVAVVVATVRALKYHGGVALADLATEDVAAVERGMANLRRHLANIREVYGIPAVVAVNRFPTDTDREVERVVELVADEGVRAFPATHFTDGGTGAKDLAEGVLAVLAEPSPHEFSFTYDDSLSLTAKVEAIAQRLYGAGQVTWEAKARRRLERIERDGYSDLPVCVAKTQYSFSTDPTALGAPSGHELHVREVRLSAGAGFVVVVCGDMMTMPGLPKQPSAARIDLADDGTILGLS; encoded by the coding sequence ATGCAGTCCGACATCGAGATCGCCAACGCCGCCGTCCTGCGCCCCATCCGCGATGTCGCGGCCGAGACGCTGGGCATCGACGAGGAGCACCTCGTGCCCTACGGCCACCACAAGGCGAAGGTCGACATCGGCTACCTCGCCTCGCTGGCCGACCGGCCGCTGGGCCGGCTGGTGCTGGTGACCGCGCTGTCACCGACGCCGGCCGGCGAGGGCAAGACCACCACGACGGTGGGGCTCACCGACGCGTTGCACGGGCTCGGGCAGCGGGCGATCGCGTGCCTGCGCGAGCCGTCGATGGGCCCGGTCTTCGGCATGAAGGGCGGGGCCGCGGGCGGCGGCTGGAGCCAGATCGTGCCGATGACCGACATCAACCTGCACTTCACCGGCGACTTCGCCGCGATCGCGGCGGCCAACAACCTCCTCGCCGCGCTCATCGACAACCACGTCCACCACGGCAACGAGCTCGGCATCGACGTGCGCAGCGTGACCTGGAAGCGCGTGGTCGACATGAACGACCGCGCGCTGCGCGACATCACCGTCGGCCTCGGTGGGCACGCCAACGGCTTCCCGCGCTCCGACGGCTTCGACATCGTGGTGGCCTCCGAGCTGATGGCGATCTTCTGCCTGACCGAGTCGTGGGCCGACCTCAAGCGGCGCATCGGCGACATCGTCATCGGCTACACGCGGGCGATGGAGCCGGTCACCGCCGGCGAGCTCGGCGCGGCCGGTGCGATGGCGGCACTGCTGCGCGACGCGCTCGCGCCCAACCTCGTGCAGACCCTCGAGGGCGCGCCGGCCTTCGTGCACGGCGGCCCGTTCGCCAACATCGCCCATGGCTGCAGCTCGGTGATGGCCACCCGTGCCGGGCTCCGGCTCGCCGACGTCGTGGTGACCGAGGCCGGGTTCGGCGCCGACCTGGGCGCCGAGAAGTTCGTCGACATCAAGTGCCGCAAGTCGGGGCTGCGACCCGACGTCGCGGTCGTCGTCGCCACCGTGCGCGCCCTGAAGTACCACGGCGGCGTGGCGCTCGCCGACCTCGCCACCGAGGACGTGGCCGCGGTCGAGCGGGGCATGGCCAACCTGCGCCGCCACCTCGCCAACATCCGCGAGGTCTACGGCATCCCGGCCGTCGTGGCGGTCAACCGCTTCCCGACCGACACCGACCGCGAGGTCGAGCGGGTGGTGGAGCTGGTGGCCGACGAGGGCGTACGCGCCTTCCCTGCCACCCACTTCACCGACGGCGGCACCGGCGCCAAGGACCTCGCCGAGGGCGTGCTGGCGGTCCTGGCCGAGCCGTCGCCCCACGAGTTCTCCTTCACCTACGACGACTCGCTCTCCCTGACCGCCAAGGTCGAGGCGATCGCCCAACGGCTCTACGGCGCCGGGCAGGTGACGTGGGAGGCGAAGGCGCGCCGGCGGCTCGAGCGGATCGAGCGCGACGGCTACTCCGACCTGCCGGTCTGCGTGGCGAAGACCCAGTACTCGTTCTCCACCGACCCCACCGCGCTCGGCGCACCGTCCGGGCACGAGCTGCACGTGCGCGAGGTACGCCTCTCGGCCGGCGCCGGGTTCGTGGTGGTCGTGTGCGGCGACATGATGACCATGCCGGGACTGCCGAAGCAGCCGTCCGCCGCCCGCATCGACCTCGCGGACGACGGCACGATCCTCGGCCTCAGCTAG
- the purU gene encoding formyltetrahydrofolate deformylase translates to MPHRPTGAELVLVLSCPDRPGIVHAVSGFILAHGGTIVESQQFGDRLSDRFFMRIAFVTETGARADDLREAFGPVAVDFDMDFELWSSAAPYRTLIMVSKHLHCLNDLLFRASTGALQIEVPAIVSNHPDAGALARSYGIDFHHVPVTPDTKAAAEARLLELVEETGSHLVVLARYMQVLSDDLCRSLSGRAINIHHSFLPSFKGARPYHQAFDRGVKLVGATAHYVTGDLDEGPIIEQDVLRVDHGYDQDQLVSAGRDVEAQVLSRAVRWHSESRVLLNGERTVVFR, encoded by the coding sequence ATGCCGCACCGACCGACGGGCGCCGAGCTCGTCCTCGTCCTCTCCTGCCCCGACCGGCCCGGGATCGTGCACGCGGTGTCCGGCTTCATCCTGGCCCACGGCGGGACGATCGTGGAGAGCCAGCAGTTCGGCGACCGGCTGAGCGACCGGTTCTTCATGCGGATCGCCTTCGTCACCGAGACCGGTGCCCGCGCCGACGACCTGCGCGAGGCCTTCGGCCCGGTCGCCGTGGACTTCGACATGGACTTCGAGCTGTGGTCGTCGGCCGCGCCCTACCGCACGCTGATCATGGTCTCGAAGCACCTGCACTGCCTCAACGACCTGCTCTTCCGGGCCAGCACCGGCGCGCTGCAGATCGAGGTGCCGGCGATCGTGTCCAACCACCCCGACGCGGGCGCGCTCGCCCGGTCCTACGGCATCGACTTCCACCACGTCCCGGTCACCCCCGACACCAAGGCCGCGGCGGAGGCCCGGCTGCTGGAGCTCGTCGAGGAGACCGGGTCCCACCTCGTCGTGCTGGCCCGCTACATGCAGGTCCTCTCCGACGACCTGTGCCGCAGCCTCTCGGGGCGCGCGATCAACATCCACCACTCGTTCCTGCCGAGCTTCAAGGGAGCCCGGCCCTACCACCAGGCCTTCGACCGTGGCGTGAAGCTGGTGGGCGCGACCGCGCACTACGTGACCGGCGACCTCGACGAGGGGCCGATCATCGAGCAGGACGTCCTGCGCGTGGACCACGGCTACGACCAGGACCAGCTCGTCTCGGCAGGACGCGACGTGGAGGCGCAGGTGCTCTCCCGTGCGGTGCGGTGGCACAGCGAGTCACGCGTCCTGCTCAACGGCGAGCGCACCGTGGTGTTCCGCTGA
- a CDS encoding trimethylamine methyltransferase family protein, whose amino-acid sequence MFRNTMPRYEVLSEEAMATLDKGWRRLMTEIGVEFMDERALALFREAGQRVEDNTVFLDPDFVLEQVAKAPREFDVQARNHEHDIHIGGDAMAFGAVYGPPFVRQGDVRRDATMEDFRSFTKLAQSFPVLDSAGGVICEPNDTPLDSRHLDMTYALQTLTDKVYMGNVVSGVNAADTIAMTSILFGSREAIEQTPATISLINCNSPLRWDDRMLEAQLEYSAANQPVVLTPFLLMGAMSPVTIPAALVQQIVEALSGIALSQLVRPGAPVIFGSFLSNIDMQSGSPTFGTPESGLGLLCTGQIARHFGLPFRTGGGLTSSQVADAQAGYEALMTLMPTFLAGANWVMHSAGWLEGGLVAGYEKFIVDVELLQMLRHEFTPLEIDEASMAFDAHQEVGHGGHFLGAMHTMERFRTCFYRPLLSSSENYERWMRNGGSDANERAKGIYQKTLEDYEQPALDDAVREELEDYVIRRRKELGD is encoded by the coding sequence GTGTTCCGCAACACGATGCCGCGCTACGAGGTGCTGTCCGAGGAGGCGATGGCCACCCTCGACAAGGGATGGCGCCGGCTGATGACCGAGATCGGCGTGGAGTTCATGGACGAGCGCGCGCTCGCGCTGTTCCGCGAGGCGGGCCAGCGGGTGGAGGACAACACCGTCTTCCTCGACCCCGACTTCGTGCTCGAGCAGGTCGCCAAGGCGCCGCGCGAGTTCGACGTGCAGGCGCGCAACCACGAGCACGACATCCACATCGGCGGTGACGCGATGGCGTTCGGCGCGGTCTACGGCCCGCCCTTCGTGCGGCAGGGCGACGTACGCCGCGACGCGACGATGGAGGACTTCCGCAGCTTCACCAAGCTCGCCCAGTCGTTCCCGGTCCTCGACTCGGCCGGCGGCGTCATCTGCGAGCCCAACGACACCCCGCTCGACAGCCGCCACCTCGACATGACCTACGCGCTGCAGACGCTGACCGACAAGGTCTACATGGGCAACGTGGTCTCGGGCGTCAACGCGGCGGACACCATCGCGATGACCTCGATCCTCTTCGGCTCGCGCGAGGCGATCGAGCAGACGCCGGCGACGATCTCGCTCATCAACTGCAACTCGCCGCTGCGCTGGGACGACCGGATGCTCGAGGCGCAGCTGGAGTACTCCGCCGCCAACCAGCCGGTCGTGCTCACCCCGTTCCTGCTGATGGGCGCCATGTCGCCGGTGACCATCCCGGCCGCCCTGGTCCAGCAGATCGTCGAGGCGCTGTCGGGCATCGCGCTGTCGCAGCTCGTACGTCCCGGGGCGCCGGTGATCTTCGGGTCGTTCCTCTCCAACATCGACATGCAGTCGGGCTCGCCCACCTTCGGCACGCCCGAGTCGGGCCTCGGGCTGCTGTGCACCGGCCAGATCGCGCGCCACTTCGGCCTGCCGTTCCGCACCGGCGGCGGCCTCACCTCCTCGCAGGTCGCCGACGCGCAGGCCGGCTACGAGGCGCTGATGACCCTGATGCCCACCTTCCTCGCCGGCGCCAACTGGGTGATGCACTCCGCGGGCTGGCTCGAGGGCGGCCTGGTCGCGGGCTACGAGAAGTTCATCGTCGACGTCGAGCTGCTCCAGATGCTGCGCCACGAGTTCACCCCGCTGGAGATCGACGAGGCGTCGATGGCCTTCGACGCCCACCAGGAGGTCGGCCACGGCGGGCACTTCCTCGGCGCGATGCACACCATGGAGCGCTTCCGGACCTGCTTCTACCGCCCGCTGCTGTCGTCGTCGGAGAACTACGAGCGCTGGATGCGCAACGGGGGCAGCGACGCCAACGAGCGGGCGAAGGGCATCTACCAGAAGACCCTCGAGGACTACGAGCAGCCGGCCCTCGACGACGCTGTCCGCGAGGAGCTCGAGGACTACGTCATCCGCCGCCGCAAGGAGCTCGGCGACTGA
- the betA gene encoding choline dehydrogenase: MSEKSYDYVIVGGGSAGSALANRLSADPSTTVLVLEAGRTDRFDPLIHAPAALPFPIGNPLYDWRYESEPEPAMGGRRVYHARGKVLGGSSSINGMIFQRGNPMDYERWASEPGMEAWDYRHCLPYFKRMESLIMPDGMVGADAWRGGSGPLKLERSPATNPLFSAFFEAAQQAGYPLTDDVNGYRQEGFGRFDRNIVKGVRMSAARAYLHPVMGRKNLTVETFAHATKVRFDGTRAVGVDFLRAGRRHQSVTAGEVILCGGAINTPQLLQLSGIGNAEHLRPLGVDMVHDLPGVGENLQDHLEVYIQYASLQPVSIVEGLKWHNRPLVGLEWLLKRTGTAASNHFEGGGFCRSNEDVDWPNLMFHFLPIAIRYDGSAPAGQDKYAHGYQVHIGPMYADTRGWVRIASTDPRQKPKMLFNYLSTANDKREWIEAVQVARSILNQPAFAPFNGGELSPGPSVETDEEILDWVRKDAETALHPSCTAKMGTDEMSVVDPASMQVHGTEGLRVVDASVFPYVTNGNIYAPVMMVAEKAADLILGNTPLPAADVPYYRHRDDSPLHPPGDPRNAM; encoded by the coding sequence ATGAGCGAGAAGTCCTACGACTACGTCATCGTCGGGGGCGGCTCGGCCGGGTCGGCGCTGGCCAACCGGCTCTCGGCGGACCCGTCGACCACCGTGCTGGTCCTCGAGGCGGGGCGGACCGACCGCTTCGACCCGCTCATCCACGCGCCCGCCGCGCTGCCCTTCCCGATCGGCAACCCGCTCTACGACTGGAGGTACGAGTCGGAGCCGGAGCCCGCGATGGGCGGGCGCCGGGTCTACCACGCGCGCGGCAAGGTGCTCGGCGGCTCGTCCTCGATCAACGGGATGATCTTCCAGCGCGGCAACCCGATGGACTACGAGCGGTGGGCCTCCGAACCGGGCATGGAGGCGTGGGACTACCGGCACTGCCTGCCGTACTTCAAGCGGATGGAGTCGCTGATCATGCCGGACGGCATGGTCGGCGCGGACGCGTGGCGGGGCGGCTCGGGACCGCTCAAGCTCGAGCGGAGTCCGGCGACCAACCCGCTCTTCAGCGCCTTCTTCGAGGCCGCGCAGCAGGCCGGCTACCCGCTGACCGACGACGTCAACGGCTACCGCCAGGAGGGCTTCGGCCGCTTCGACCGCAACATCGTCAAGGGCGTGCGGATGTCGGCGGCCCGCGCGTACCTCCACCCGGTGATGGGCCGCAAGAACCTCACCGTCGAGACGTTCGCCCACGCCACGAAGGTGCGCTTCGACGGCACCCGGGCGGTCGGCGTCGACTTCCTGCGCGCCGGTCGCCGGCACCAGTCGGTCACCGCCGGCGAGGTGATCCTCTGCGGCGGCGCGATCAACACCCCCCAGTTGCTGCAGCTCTCGGGCATCGGCAACGCCGAGCACCTGCGCCCGCTCGGCGTCGACATGGTGCACGACCTGCCCGGGGTGGGGGAGAACCTCCAGGACCACCTCGAGGTCTACATCCAGTACGCCTCGCTCCAGCCGGTGTCGATCGTCGAGGGCCTCAAGTGGCACAACCGCCCGCTCGTCGGGCTCGAGTGGCTGCTGAAGCGGACCGGCACGGCCGCGTCCAACCACTTCGAGGGCGGCGGCTTCTGCCGGTCCAACGAGGACGTCGACTGGCCCAACCTGATGTTCCACTTCCTGCCCATCGCGATCCGCTACGACGGGTCGGCGCCGGCCGGCCAGGACAAGTACGCCCACGGCTACCAGGTCCACATCGGCCCGATGTACGCCGACACCCGCGGCTGGGTGCGGATCGCCTCGACCGACCCGCGGCAGAAGCCGAAGATGCTGTTCAACTACCTCTCGACCGCCAACGACAAGCGGGAGTGGATCGAGGCGGTCCAGGTCGCCCGCAGCATCCTCAACCAGCCGGCGTTCGCGCCGTTCAACGGCGGTGAGCTCTCGCCGGGACCGTCGGTCGAGACCGACGAGGAGATCCTCGACTGGGTGCGCAAGGACGCCGAGACCGCGCTCCACCCGTCGTGCACCGCGAAGATGGGCACCGACGAGATGTCCGTCGTCGACCCCGCCAGCATGCAGGTCCACGGCACGGAGGGCCTGCGGGTGGTCGACGCGTCGGTCTTCCCCTACGTCACCAACGGCAACATCTACGCCCCCGTGATGATGGTCGCGGAGAAGGCGGCCGACCTGATCCTCGGCAACACGCCGCTGCCGGCCGCCGACGTCCCCTACTACCGCCACCGCGACGACAGCCCGCTCCACCCGCCCGGGGACCCCCGCAACGCCATGTGA
- the betT gene encoding choline BCCT transporter BetT codes for MTAQLDADATADTEPDTPGPSVRWPVFITSFVGVCLVTLWAVVAPANAEKVIGDVVARVGTGFGWFYVALATVVVGFVVFLGASRYGNIRLGPDHARPEFSTFAWASMLFAAGIGTDVMFYSVIEPVSHYTAPPVGEPGTVDAARDATVWTLFHYGITGWAMYALMGLALGYFSYRKNLPLAVRSALHPVFGKRIDGTLGHAVDTAAVLGTIFGVATSLGIGVVFLNVGLNVIFGVPVGTGAQAALAILAVTVAAVSATTGVDKGIRFLSQLNVLLALALAGWVLVTGRTSFLLNAVVMNVGDFVRSFPAKTLETFAFTDTQDWMQLWTLFFWAWWVAWASFVGQFLARISRGRTIRQFVLGTMVIPFSYIVMWISIFGNAAIDKVRGGDDAFAEAAVDFTGVGFYDLLQDYPLASAVVFVAFLVGLLFYITSADSAALVMGNLCSELHDVQQDCAAWLRISWASVTGLLTVAMLAVGGILALQYATIIMGLPFAFVLVLVMWGLFRSLREEGRKVDGARDIAPLLSARTAQPEGGRKTWKARLARTINFVDDEDAAAYLASTVEPALVEVADELCRMGVPATVTDGGAVGTGTLPWAELATDAEEGHFVYRVVVRRSPVPTYGGRMIGNRDQYARLEVHLVDGGQDYDVMGYTPKQVIHDCLDQYERHLAFLRPV; via the coding sequence ATGACCGCACAGCTCGACGCCGACGCCACTGCCGACACGGAGCCCGACACCCCCGGACCCTCGGTCCGCTGGCCGGTCTTCATCACGTCCTTCGTCGGGGTCTGCCTGGTCACCCTGTGGGCCGTCGTCGCTCCCGCCAACGCGGAGAAGGTCATCGGCGACGTGGTCGCCAGGGTCGGCACCGGCTTCGGCTGGTTCTACGTCGCGCTGGCGACGGTCGTCGTCGGCTTCGTGGTGTTCCTGGGCGCCTCGCGCTACGGCAACATCCGGCTCGGCCCCGACCACGCACGACCCGAGTTCTCCACGTTCGCGTGGGCGAGCATGCTCTTCGCCGCCGGCATCGGCACCGACGTGATGTTCTACTCGGTGATCGAGCCGGTCTCGCACTACACCGCGCCCCCGGTCGGTGAGCCCGGCACCGTCGACGCGGCCCGCGACGCCACCGTGTGGACGCTGTTCCACTACGGCATCACCGGCTGGGCGATGTACGCGCTGATGGGCCTGGCCCTCGGCTACTTCTCCTACCGCAAGAACCTGCCGCTCGCGGTGCGCTCCGCGCTGCACCCCGTCTTCGGCAAGCGGATCGACGGCACGCTCGGCCACGCGGTCGACACCGCCGCGGTCCTCGGCACGATCTTCGGCGTCGCCACCAGCCTCGGCATCGGCGTGGTCTTCCTCAACGTCGGGCTCAACGTGATCTTCGGCGTGCCGGTCGGCACCGGCGCGCAGGCGGCGCTGGCGATCCTCGCGGTGACCGTCGCCGCGGTGTCGGCCACCACTGGCGTCGACAAGGGCATCCGGTTCCTGTCCCAGCTCAACGTGCTGCTCGCGCTGGCGCTCGCCGGCTGGGTGCTCGTCACCGGGCGGACGTCGTTCCTGCTCAACGCGGTCGTGATGAACGTCGGCGACTTCGTCCGCTCGTTCCCCGCGAAGACGCTGGAGACCTTCGCCTTCACCGACACCCAGGACTGGATGCAGCTCTGGACCCTCTTCTTCTGGGCCTGGTGGGTCGCGTGGGCGTCGTTCGTCGGCCAGTTCCTCGCCCGGATCTCCCGCGGGCGCACGATCCGCCAGTTCGTGCTCGGCACGATGGTGATCCCGTTCAGCTACATCGTCATGTGGATCTCGATCTTCGGCAACGCCGCCATCGACAAGGTGCGCGGAGGTGACGACGCCTTCGCGGAGGCGGCCGTCGACTTCACCGGCGTCGGGTTCTACGACCTGCTCCAGGACTACCCGCTGGCCAGCGCGGTCGTGTTCGTCGCGTTCCTCGTCGGCCTGCTGTTCTACATCACCTCGGCCGACTCCGCGGCCCTCGTCATGGGCAACCTGTGCTCGGAGCTGCACGACGTCCAGCAGGACTGCGCGGCGTGGCTGCGAATCAGCTGGGCCAGCGTGACCGGCCTGCTCACCGTGGCGATGCTCGCCGTCGGCGGCATCCTGGCGCTGCAGTACGCGACGATCATCATGGGCCTGCCGTTCGCCTTCGTCCTGGTCCTCGTCATGTGGGGCCTGTTCCGCTCGCTGCGCGAGGAGGGCCGCAAGGTCGACGGCGCACGCGACATCGCGCCGCTGCTCTCGGCCCGTACCGCCCAGCCCGAGGGCGGCCGCAAGACCTGGAAGGCCCGCCTGGCCAGGACGATCAACTTCGTCGACGACGAGGACGCCGCGGCCTACCTCGCCTCGACCGTCGAGCCCGCGCTGGTCGAGGTCGCTGACGAGCTGTGCCGGATGGGAGTGCCCGCGACCGTGACCGACGGGGGAGCGGTCGGCACGGGCACCCTGCCGTGGGCCGAGCTCGCGACCGACGCGGAGGAGGGCCACTTCGTCTACCGCGTGGTCGTGCGCCGCTCGCCGGTGCCGACCTACGGCGGCCGGATGATCGGCAACCGCGACCAGTACGCCCGGCTCGAGGTGCACCTCGTCGACGGCGGCCAGGACTACGACGTCATGGGCTACACCCCCAAGCAGGTCATCCACGACTGCCTCGACCAGTACGAGCGGCACCTCGCGTTCCTCCGGCCCGTCTGA
- a CDS encoding IclR family transcriptional regulator yields the protein MSEAATGTRALDRATDLVATVVHADEPLSFADLQEGSGLAKSTTSRLLTALERSGLVERDDDGSYVAGRLFWLYAARHDPWEELVRLARPVMDLLGTETGETVHLSVTRGERVVQVAQVDSTYLLGTRDWTEIEVPAHCSALGKVLLAWGALELPAGDLDRPTPSTLPDREAVRRDGVRTRDRGWALTEDELEIGLTGIAVPVFGARGDVVAALGISGPTPRLAPRRDELGRRLLDQSAALSSLLRGPDRPTPASRSARTENEEVVA from the coding sequence GTGAGCGAGGCCGCCACCGGGACGCGTGCGCTGGACCGCGCCACCGACCTGGTCGCCACGGTCGTCCACGCCGACGAGCCGCTGAGCTTCGCCGACCTCCAGGAGGGCAGCGGCCTCGCCAAGTCGACGACCTCCCGGCTGCTCACCGCGCTCGAGCGCTCCGGCCTCGTGGAGCGCGACGACGACGGCTCCTACGTCGCCGGCCGGCTGTTCTGGCTCTACGCCGCGCGCCACGACCCGTGGGAGGAGCTGGTCCGGCTGGCCCGACCGGTCATGGACCTCCTCGGCACCGAGACCGGCGAGACCGTCCACCTCAGCGTGACCCGCGGCGAGCGGGTCGTGCAGGTCGCCCAGGTCGACTCGACCTACCTGCTCGGCACCCGCGACTGGACCGAGATCGAGGTGCCGGCCCACTGCTCGGCGCTCGGCAAGGTGCTGCTGGCCTGGGGTGCGCTCGAGCTGCCCGCCGGCGACCTCGACCGCCCCACCCCGTCCACCCTGCCCGACCGCGAGGCGGTGCGCCGCGACGGCGTACGCACGCGCGACCGCGGGTGGGCGCTCACCGAGGACGAGCTCGAGATCGGGCTGACCGGCATCGCGGTCCCGGTCTTCGGCGCCCGCGGCGACGTCGTCGCCGCCTTGGGGATCTCGGGCCCCACCCCCCGCCTGGCCCCGCGCCGCGACGAGCTCGGTCGTCGCCTGCTGGACCAGTCCGCCGCGCTGTCGTCGCTGCTGCGCGGGCCCGACCGACCCACACCCGCCAGCCGCAGCGCTCGCACCGAGAACGAAGAGGTGGTCGCATGA
- a CDS encoding IclR family transcriptional regulator, with translation MVDVSEVRDPSRRTDEDLADAGPAVTGAGVQSVDRALAILEVLARAGEAGVTQIAGELGVHKSTASRLVATLEAHRLVEQTSDRGRYRLGVGVLRLAGATTARLDLVQEARPIARQLAADTGETVNIAVLAESSALYLDQVAGSSALQPHNWVGQHIPLHATSNGKVLLGGLDDAALDALLGTLAAYTPRTITARAELREELERVHRQGYAVAVDELEVGLTAVAAPVRNAHGDVIASMSVSGPSFRLPDERVDEVVRLVVAAAREVSHRLGWGHR, from the coding sequence ATGGTGGACGTGTCCGAGGTGCGCGATCCCTCCCGCCGGACCGACGAGGACCTCGCGGACGCAGGCCCGGCGGTGACCGGCGCCGGGGTGCAGTCGGTCGACCGCGCGCTCGCGATCCTCGAGGTCCTGGCGCGCGCCGGCGAGGCCGGCGTCACCCAGATCGCCGGAGAGCTCGGCGTGCACAAGTCCACGGCGTCGCGGCTGGTCGCCACGCTGGAGGCGCACCGGCTGGTCGAGCAGACCTCGGACCGCGGGCGCTACCGCCTCGGGGTCGGGGTGCTGCGCCTCGCGGGTGCCACCACCGCCCGGCTCGACCTGGTGCAGGAGGCGCGCCCGATCGCGCGCCAGCTCGCCGCCGACACCGGCGAGACGGTCAACATCGCGGTCCTCGCCGAGAGCTCGGCGCTCTACCTCGACCAGGTCGCCGGGTCGTCCGCGCTCCAGCCGCACAACTGGGTCGGGCAGCACATCCCGCTGCACGCGACCAGCAACGGCAAGGTGCTGCTCGGCGGCCTCGACGACGCGGCGCTCGACGCGCTGCTCGGCACCCTCGCGGCGTACACCCCCAGGACGATCACCGCGCGCGCCGAGCTGCGCGAGGAGCTCGAGCGGGTGCACCGGCAGGGCTACGCCGTCGCGGTCGACGAGCTCGAGGTCGGGCTGACCGCCGTGGCCGCGCCCGTCCGCAACGCGCACGGCGACGTGATCGCCTCGATGAGCGTCTCCGGCCCCTCGTTCCGCCTCCCGGACGAGCGCGTCGACGAGGTCGTACGCCTCGTGGTGGCCGCGGCCCGCGAGGTGTCCCACCGTCTCGGGTGGGGACACCGCTGA